CTCTCATAAAGAATGCAAGCACAAGTCCAATTAGTGAAATACCTGCTGCCCAGAAAAATGCGTCATTAATTCCGTGAATCGTCGAATCCTTGACCACTTTGGCATATAAGAGCTGAACAGCTTGCTGCTGCGCCTCTTCAGGTGACAGGCTCATCATCTGAGCAATTTTTTGTGTAAATTCACTGAACGCTTGGGCAAAGAATGGATCAGAAGTATTCATCTGACTACCCTGCGCTTCCAAATGGTAATCCGTTCTGTTTGAATAAATGGTTGTAAGGAAACTGATTCCAATGGAACCTGCCACCTGTCTAAATGTATTGGCCATTGTTGAACCATGGCTGCTAAGTCTGTCAGGAAGCTGATTTAACCCGGCGGTCATGATCGGCATCATAAGGAAAGACATTCCGAATGTGCGAATCATATACAAGACCAGGATATGATTATAGGTCGTATCCATTGTGAGCTGAGTAAATTCATATGTCGTAACAGTTGTTATCACCATTCCAATAATTCCGAGTGGTCTTGGCCCGAATTTATCGAATAGAATACCTGAAACAGGTGACATAATCAGCATGACAATGGCACCCGGAAGTAAAAGCAGTCCTGAATCCAGCGGTGAATAGCCCCGAATGTTCTGCAAATAAATGGGAAGCAGGAACATCCCTGAAAACAGGCATATTGTAATCGCAATGTTGATAATACTCGATAAGGTAAAGATTGAATATTTAAACACTCTTACATCTAAAAGAGGGTCTTCAGATTTAAGCTGTTTAATTGTAAAAACAACTAGAAGAATGATTCCGACACCCATTGATGATAAAACAACAGGGTCTGTCCATCCATCATTTCCCGCTTCACTAAATCCGTACAGCAATAAACCCATACCCGCTAAAGAAGTGAAAATCGATAAAATATCCGCTTTTATATTCTCTGGAGGTGTGATGTCTTTTAATCTAAAGAAAGCAATGATTAATACGATAGCTCCAAGTGGAACCATTCCGGTAAAGAGCAAATGCCAATCATAATTTTGAACCACAAAACCTGATAGCGTCGGCCCGATAGCCGGGGCAAACATCATCGCGAGTCCAAAAATCCCCATCCCTTTCCCGCGCATTTCCGGAGGGAAAATAAACACAATAATCGTCATCACGAGCGGAGCCAATACTCCCCCGCCTATTGCCTGGATCAGCCTCCCCGTCATCATCACCGGGAAACTTCCAGCCAATCCGCAAATCAAGGATCCTAATGTAAAGCAAAACATAGCGAATAAGAACAATCGTCTTACTGCAAAACGCTTAATGAGATAAGCGGATAGTGGAATCAGCGCTCCATTTACAAGCATATATCCAGTAAGAAGCCACTGAGCTGTATTGGCCGTTACACCAAACTCTGTTATGAGATGGGGTATGGCTACATTCAGCAGCGTTTGATTCAAAATGGCAAGGAACAAACCGAGCATTAATACAATCAGCAGCGGCATATGCTGCCTGACGCCGCTCTCTGATTTAGCTGCATTTTGTGTCATCACTCATTTCCTCCTTTCCTTAAAGCTTTCAGAAACATCTGACTTAGTTTTTAGAAATTTTCACTTCAGCGTTCATTCCTGGAAGCACTTGTTCAGAATAATTCGTAATAGAGATTTTTACAGGTACGGTTTGAGTTACTTTTGTATAATTTCCGTCATCATTGGATTTTGGCATTAAAGAGAAAATGGAGTTGGTTGCATACCCGATTTTTTCAACCTTGCCTTCAATGACTGTCCCACCGTCACCATCAACCGTTACATCTACATCGTCCCCAACCTCGATATCCTGCAGCTTATCTTCTTTTAGGTTAGCTGTGATATACAGTTCACTGAGGTTTACTTCACTTGCAATGGTTTGGCCAGGCTGTGCCATTTGATCATTATCCATTTGTTTTTTAATAATGGTTCCGTCTGCAGGAGCCTTTATTGACTGAGTGCTGGTTGCAGCACCGATTTTTGCAATTTCGGCACC
The Metabacillus sp. FJAT-52054 genome window above contains:
- a CDS encoding efflux RND transporter periplasmic adaptor subunit codes for the protein MSRGRLILINFVGIVVILALVAGGVYYYFQQTNYVTTDNAKVAGDLHTIKAPAAGKVSGMNVEEGDEIKKGAEIAKIGAATSTQSIKAPADGTIIKKQMDNDQMAQPGQTIASEVNLSELYITANLKEDKLQDIEVGDDVDVTVDGDGGTVIEGKVEKIGYATNSIFSLMPKSNDDGNYTKVTQTVPVKISITNYSEQVLPGMNAEVKISKN
- a CDS encoding DHA2 family efflux MFS transporter permease subunit, with protein sequence MTQNAAKSESGVRQHMPLLIVLMLGLFLAILNQTLLNVAIPHLITEFGVTANTAQWLLTGYMLVNGALIPLSAYLIKRFAVRRLFLFAMFCFTLGSLICGLAGSFPVMMTGRLIQAIGGGVLAPLVMTIIVFIFPPEMRGKGMGIFGLAMMFAPAIGPTLSGFVVQNYDWHLLFTGMVPLGAIVLIIAFFRLKDITPPENIKADILSIFTSLAGMGLLLYGFSEAGNDGWTDPVVLSSMGVGIILLVVFTIKQLKSEDPLLDVRVFKYSIFTLSSIINIAITICLFSGMFLLPIYLQNIRGYSPLDSGLLLLPGAIVMLIMSPVSGILFDKFGPRPLGIIGMVITTVTTYEFTQLTMDTTYNHILVLYMIRTFGMSFLMMPIMTAGLNQLPDRLSSHGSTMANTFRQVAGSIGISFLTTIYSNRTDYHLEAQGSQMNTSDPFFAQAFSEFTQKIAQMMSLSPEEAQQQAVQLLYAKVVKDSTIHGINDAFFWAAGISLIGLVLAFFMRDVRKDKKVSEKPSVSKRQEEIRMLPAPKNVHS